TCCTTTGCGCATCCTTTTTTTATGGAACGAACACATTGATTAGAGTGATTTCTTGCATCTCGTCATAGAAGCGACTACTCTGAGTAAAACCCTACTTACCACTTGTCTAAAAAAGGAGGCTCTCCTTCCATGAATAAAAACACTGCCCGTTTGGGTGAAGCACCTGTCAATCAGCTCTTACTTAGTCTCTCCTTACCGGCGATGGTCGGGATGCTCGTCACGGCACTTTACAATATCATTGATACGATTTTCGTCGCCCAAGGAATCGGTACGGCCGCGGTTGCTGCTGTCGGGATCGCGTTCCCCGTTCAACTCGTCCTGATGGCAATCGCAAACTCAATCGGGATCGGTGGCGCTGCCATCGCGTCGCAACGGCTCGGTCAAAAACAGACGGATGGTGCCAGTCGTGCCTATGCCAACGTCTTGATGGCTGTCTTCTTCATCAGCATGCTCGCCATCATCAGTGCTTTCATCTTCGTCGAACCACTGCTACGTCTCTTTGGTGCGACGGATGAAATCATGCCGTATAGTATCGATTTCTTACGCGTCCTGCTACTCGGATCTCCCTTCTTCATGTTGACGATGGCGTCGAGTGCGATGTTACGGGCAGAAGGGCGAGCGAACTATCAGATGCGCGTCATGCTAACGACAGTTGCGATCAACATCGTCCTGACACCACTATTCATCTTTGGTCTCGATTGGGGCATTCAAGGAGCCGCGCTCGGGACGGTCATCGCGCAAATCGTCGGTGCTCTGCTCGTTTTCCGCTTCTTCTTTACGAAACGTCGACAAACGGGATTAACACTCGATCGAAATGCCTTCAAACCCGATTTTCGATTAACGTTTCGGATGATGCAAATCGGATCATCCTCATTCATCATGCAAGTATCGCAATCCGTTCTATTCATCACCGTCAACCATATGCTCGTTCGGTACGGCGGTACGACAGAACTCGCGACGTTTGCGGTCATCAATAAGTTCATGGCGCTCGTCGGTATGCCAATCATGGGGATCGTGCAAGGGATGCAGCCAATCGTCGGGTACAATTTTGGTTCTCGACAATTCAGCCGGATGTCGCTTGCTATCAAACTGGCGATCCGCTATGGCTTAACGTTATCGATCAGCTTATGGTTACTCATTCAGCTCTTCCCTCGTTTTTGGGTCGGCTTGTTCACGGAAGAAGCGACACTTCTACAGGAAGGCTCAAGCGCGATGCGAATCTTATTCGCTTTATCATTCGTCTACGGGATTCAAATGATCATCAATGGGATGTACCAATCGCTTGCGAAAGCAAAAGTCGCTTTATTCCTGTCCTTGTCGCGTCAAACGCTCTATACGATTCCACTCGTCTTGATCTTGCCAGTATTTTTCGGTGTCAATGGTGTCTGGTTCGCCTTCCCGATTGCTGACGCTATGGCTGTCTTGACGGCACTCGTCTTTGCCTATAAAGATCGGATTCTTTTATTCAAACCGGAAGAGTACGTCGAAGAGGAACAAAAGGTCGCAAAAGCAAAATGAACGTGATTCACTTGAGGTCGTCTGCCCTGCAGATGATCTTTTTTGATAGACTTCTAGAATACGAACATGTATTCTGTTACTAGTGAATGACAGGAAGGAGCCTGCTTGATGTATACATTAGCGATTGACTTCGAAACGGCAAACCGCAACAGCCGGAGCATTTGTGCGTTTGGTTGGTCCGTCCTCTCGAACGGTCGAGTCATAGAGAGTAAACAGGTTTTGATTAACCCGGAAGAAAACTTCGATGCTGGAAACATTCGTGTCCACGGGATTCGTCCGAGCGATGTCTTCGATGCACCGACGTTACCGGAAGCGATGGAAGCACATGGTTTATATGAATTGATTGCAGGTGCTCAGCTCGTCGTTGCCCACAATGCCTCATTTGATATGGGAGCGCTCCAAAAAGCGATTCAAAAATACGATATGTACCAGATGCCCGCTTTTACGTATGGCTGCACGGTCAAATTATCCCGTAAACTGTATCCGTGGTTACCGAATCATCGATTGAATACGATGGCAGAATTCCTCAATGTTTCTTTTCAACACCACGATGCAAAAGAGGATGCTTATGTCTGCGCCTTACTCTTAAACGATATGTTGGAACGAACGAATCTACAGGATCCGGTCACTTTGCATACGTTTTGTGGCG
This window of the Exiguobacterium acetylicum genome carries:
- a CDS encoding MATE family efflux transporter: MNKNTARLGEAPVNQLLLSLSLPAMVGMLVTALYNIIDTIFVAQGIGTAAVAAVGIAFPVQLVLMAIANSIGIGGAAIASQRLGQKQTDGASRAYANVLMAVFFISMLAIISAFIFVEPLLRLFGATDEIMPYSIDFLRVLLLGSPFFMLTMASSAMLRAEGRANYQMRVMLTTVAINIVLTPLFIFGLDWGIQGAALGTVIAQIVGALLVFRFFFTKRRQTGLTLDRNAFKPDFRLTFRMMQIGSSSFIMQVSQSVLFITVNHMLVRYGGTTELATFAVINKFMALVGMPIMGIVQGMQPIVGYNFGSRQFSRMSLAIKLAIRYGLTLSISLWLLIQLFPRFWVGLFTEEATLLQEGSSAMRILFALSFVYGIQMIINGMYQSLAKAKVALFLSLSRQTLYTIPLVLILPVFFGVNGVWFAFPIADAMAVLTALVFAYKDRILLFKPEEYVEEEQKVAKAK
- a CDS encoding 3'-5' exonuclease, which produces MYTLAIDFETANRNSRSICAFGWSVLSNGRVIESKQVLINPEENFDAGNIRVHGIRPSDVFDAPTLPEAMEAHGLYELIAGAQLVVAHNASFDMGALQKAIQKYDMYQMPAFTYGCTVKLSRKLYPWLPNHRLNTMAEFLNVSFQHHDAKEDAYVCALLLNDMLERTNLQDPVTLHTFCGVRMGQVAY